Genomic segment of Halarchaeum grantii:
GGCTTTCTCGCAGCTCACGAGGTTCGGGCGTTCAAGGCTCGCGAGATCGCGTCCCAAATCGGCGTCGACGAAAGCGCAGTTAGTACGGCGCTCTCGCGGTTGAAGGACCGTGACCTCGTCGAACACAAGGCAACGTACTGGGCGGTGACCGACGACGAGGAGCGCCTCGAAGGATACAGCGGCTACGGACGGGCGACCACGCTGTTCAACGAGCAGCTCGGCGAGGAAGATACGGAGGCATGGCGTGAGCACGCACCCGATGAACCACACCCGAGCGTTGAGGATGAACAGTGACCGCTGGAGAGACGCTTATTTTCGAGCGTGGCGATGTCGTCTACGGGGATGATCCATTCAAAGGCGAAGAAGACGCGCGTCCCTGGCTCGTTCTCTCGAACCACGACGGGCGTCCGTTCCACGGCGAGCAGTATATCGCGGTGACGCTCACAACGAAATCCTGGATGGACGGACTGATCAAGATTCCAGAGGGGAGTTGGCGTCGTGGTGGGACCCCGGATGACAGTCGAATCGTTCCGTGAGGTGTCCAATCGATCGACCACGAAGATATCGACTTCTGGCAAGGCTGTCTTGCCAGCGATCTCGTTGATCAGGCGGTGGCTGCGCTCGTCGAAGAACTACAATAGCTTCTTCGCGGTTTCGCTTGAGCAGAGGTGGTGAAATGGCTTAGATAGGCATGCGAGCTGAATATCACACGTAGCTATCATTCGTACGGAGCGCGAACCTAGTAAGTAAAAAGACAGCCTGTGTTTCCTGACCCACGTCAACTGTGGCATTCGTTAGCTATTTCAACGGAATGGGAAGTATTATCTGTCCCCTAAATGTCGATTAAGTGATGCGACCGGAGAAGACGTTTCTCTTCCACGACGACGGCGGACCCGAGAAAAATACCGTCCACGCACTACTAAAAACACTACACGATACACACCCGAAAACCACTCTTGACTTCCTACGAGCGGCAACCCACGACGATCCAACCGACTGGGGAACCGACCTCCATTTCGGATACCGAAGTGAAGTCACAACAAGCGACCCACAAGACGAACCTCGCTACCTCGTCGGCCTCTCAACTAATAACCGCCTTCTCCGAGGCGAACCTGGAGACCAAGACAGTCAGATTGACGCCCGAATCCAAGCCTATGAGGGTGAAGAGCGAAAGGCGACGATCTTCATTGAAGCCAAAGTCGGCTCAAATACACTCAATGAAGGCCAACTTCGAAGATACGCGAAGGATTTCGATATCACCGAAATCAAAGACGATACGTCGTGGACACAAATCCAATGGGCAGATGTCTATACAACACTCCGGGACCATATTGACTCAGAGTGTAACGACCAACGGCTACGTTCAGAATGGACTGTTAACGAGTATCTGCTCTCCGAGCTCACAGACTGGCTCCGCTCTACGGACCAGATTCAGCGCCGTGTCGGAGAAAGCGCAATCAATAACTCACATCCGAAGTACCTCAACGTCGGTGTAAACGATGATTCTGAGTACTACATTCAGTTTGCTGCAGAATCCTACGGTGAGTCCACCCAGTCGGGGACCGCAACGATCACTGAACCTGTTTGGAAACGCTTCCTGAACAAAATTGACGAGGACACCCGCCGAGCGACCTTTGGCGTCCCAACTGAAAACCAGCCAGAGCCCACTCCTGATCTCACAGCGCTCCGTAATTGGCTAATTTCAAGTCAGGGATATCAGGAAAAAGACTTCCAAGACAAAGGTCGACGCTGGGCGTGGGAAATTGACCGCGAGAACTACCCGTTGAAAATCAAGTTCCGGCGCGACGATCATCTCTGGGTCCGCACCAAACCGAACGTCCATTATTGTCCGAACTTAGCGCCTGACGAGTTTGAGGCTGTCTTTGATGATATCCCTCTCTCGCTTCGGGAAGATGTATTCATCAACGGCAATCTCTCTCCACTCTGGACCGCGACCAACTAGACTCTCCTCGAAACAGCTCTGTTGAAACCACCGGACGCTACCAAGTCAATGGAAACCGTTCGTTAGGTACGCCCTCAGTACGTAACACTCGGCGTCGATATTCGCTAGTTGTCCGCTCTCTCGATAACGACGGCAGCAAAAGTCTATCCTCACGCGATAAGGGCGGCAAAACGAGACGAAAAATGCTTCTGACGCTGAGGAGCGTTGAGATAATCTCAAACATCTGCCTGTTTTCGCTACGTCCGTCGCTCAGACTGCTCTCAAAACAGAGCTGTCGCTCTCCGTCAACCTCGCTTCAGGCGAAGCGAGGTGGCTCAGCCGAGTCCGTGGTCATATCCTGACGGTAGTCCTTCCCCGTTTGTCCGATGCTTCTTCTTCCAACCGAGTTCCTCGTCCAACACTCGTTCGATCCCGTGGAGAAACACCGCGCTGAACGCAAACTCTACCGGGAGTGCTCGCCCGCCACGCCGTGGCCGGGCGAGCACGGCCCACTCTAACACGACCCACAGCTGTTCCAACAGAAATCCGACACCCACGTAGAAGAGCCGAATTGTCGTCGATGGCGTTGTCGTCAGAGCACGCGCTTCGCGGAACTTCTCGTAGCTCTTCTCGATCCATGACCGATGGTTGTAGATCGCCGCTACTTGCTGCGGCGTGCGGTCTTCCAGACCGTACGCCGCGTACCCGATCTGTTTGAGTCCTGACTTCCCACGATCACCGTTGTGGTACGTGACATTCACCGCCAGCGGATACGTCTGCTCGTGCTCTTTCCCCTCACAGATCGTCTCTTCGGTCATGTGTGACGCTGCCGCCGAGAGCTTCTCCCGGAGCGAGTCTTTCCCGGTCTTGACCGGAAAGACTGGCGGCGCTGTCTCCCGAAGGACGCCAATCAATTCACCGGCGTAAGCTGCTCTATCCATGAGAATCTTCTCGGTCTCGAACGGATACTGCTCGACGCGGGCGAGCACGCGCTCGACCGCGTCGGCCTTGCTGTCATCGCCGTCAACTGGTTCGATTGCCAGCGTCAGTGGCTTCCCTTGGGCGAGGACAAACGCTGTGCAGTAGCGGTGGCACTTCGTCGTGCCATCACGAGCTTTCATTCGGCGGATCTCGTCTTCGTCGTCTGGATACCCGTGGAACGGGTTGTCCATGAAGTCGAGGCAGATGGTTCTCGACCTCTCACGGTCGAGAATCGTCATTGCCAGCAACGCAAGGACATCGTTGACAGTATCAAGCATCGACTCCTTCTCCAAGGTGTGTAACCAGTCCATCACTGCCTTCCGATCTGGTGTGTCTTCGGTGTTCTCTGTGACTGCGTTGACAGAGGTCGTGTCAACGGCAGCCCGTAGCACGACCTCCATGATCTGTTCGGAATCGAGGGGTGATCCCTCGATTCCGTCCATTGGTATCAGCTCAAGCAACTCCATGCTAAGAGACTTTAGCTGGCTGTCCGAAAGGAACTCGTCCGGATCTGTGATGATGCGTTTGAGTTTTGGTAGCCTCATCACGCATCTATCCGGACAGCGACTGAATCACACGAGCGATTCAGTCGCTTCGTACTGACCACTATGTGTCAGCAATCAGCCTCTTGAGCCAGAGCGGACAACTAGCGATATTTCTTCCGAGAGGGGAACTGACGGTGATAGACGCACGGTCTGTATTTCAAGAACTGGTCGATGAACTCTTCACTGAGCTATCCTTGCTTATCGTCGATTCTTCGAACGACGTTTTCTGCGAGCTGTTCAAAGCTCACAGAGTCTGGTTTGACATCCACGCCAATGTCCTCTGTATGGAGCGCACGTTCCGTAGGTGCCCCAATCGCCCCAACGGTCGTCTCCTTTAACTCCCGTTGCAATGCAGAAGTACTGTTTCGTTCAGTTGCGATATCGAAGAAGTGTCTCACCGTTTTCGGGGAGGTGAATAGTATCCCGTCTAACTCACCCTCTACAGTAAGTGAAACCGATTGACCTGCGGTACTCGGTCGCTCTAAACGATACAGATGGGTTTCGTGGACAACTGCACCGGCTTCTTCTAGCCCTTGAATCAGCACGTTGCTTCCATGTGCGCTTCGAGCGATTTCGATGGTCTGCCCTTCAACATGGTCAGACAGCTCCTCGACGAGACCAGCGGAAGTAAACGTCGAGGGAACAACGTTTACTGAGTACTCTCGTTCTCGTAATGCGGTAGCAGTCTGTGGGCCAACAGCACACACCGTCTCTCCCTCTGAACGCCATCCCTGCTTCACAGCGAGTTCCACTCCGGTCTTGCTCGTGAAGATGCAATAGTCCGCTTGATGAGGAATCTGGCCGGTCGGACAAATGGTCAGCATCGGATCTTCGACTGGCGAAACACCCAGCGATTGAAGATATCGGACTGCCTCGACGATACGATTATCGTCCGGGCGGAGGACGGCGACCTTCGGCTTGGGCATAATAGATGATCTGTTGCTGATGGACTTGTTTGTACCGAGAGTGCAGCGACCGATCCCGAGCGATTGAAACCAATCACCAAGCTATCTAGCGGTATGGACGAAGACGACTCTCACGAGCACGTTGTCCCCGGGAGTGGAGAGAAACTGAACACGTCGGACGTTCACGGTTACGACTTCCGCGGGGAGTTCGACTTTCACGAAATGCTAGATTCCTATGCGACGACGGGGTTCCAGGCGACGCAGCTCGCGGAGGCCATCGACATCGCCGAACGCATGCAGGAGGTGGACGCCACCGTCTACCTCACGTTCACGTCGAACATCATCTCATCGGGACTGCGCGAGGCCGTCGCATACCTCGTGCGGGAGGGGTACGTGGATGTACTCATCACGACGTCCGGATCGCTGACCGAAGACGTCATCAAGACGGCGAGACCGTTCAAAATGGGGAAGTGGGATGCAGACGAGGCAGCGCTTCGAGAACGAGGAATCAATCGGCTTGGGAATCTCTTCGTCCCCTCCGATCGGTACGTATGGTTAGAGGAGTATCTCTACGACTTCTTCGATGACTTCTTCGCGGAGGAAAAGGTTCGGACGCCGACAGCGTTCGCACGCGAATTAGGAGAGACGCTCGACGACGAGGATTCAGTGTTGAAGCAGGCTGCGGACAACGACGTACCGGTGTACTGCCCGGCGCTGACGGACTCTGAAGTCGGTAACTTCCTGTACTACTACCGACAGGGATACGACTCGGAGGTCGGCATCGAGATACTGGACGACTACGACTCACTCATCGAGGATGGATTGCTAGCGGACACAACGGGCCTCATCGCGGTTGGTGGTGGCGTGCCGAAACACCATGCGATCATGACGAATCTCTTCCGGGGTGGAGCGGATTACGTCGTCTATATTTCGACGGGGATGGAGGGCGACGGGTCGCTGTCAGGAGCGCCGCCGAACGAGGCGGTCTCCTGGGGGAAAATCAAGGAAGAGCAGACTAATTACACACAGGTCGAGGCAGAGGCAACACTCGTTTTCCCGTTGCTTGTGGCGGAAGCATTCAAACAATAATATTCTTACGCTCATCTGTAGCAGTGAATACTTCCTTGTGAGTGGAGTTCGTAGCTGGCCCCAAGATGGTCAGCAGAGAGAGCGTGGACGAGGTCTTTCTGCCTGATAAGGACGATTGTCTGGAGTATCTCCGGGAGCAGCGATGGCCAGAGGAGGTGACGTGTCCGCACTGCGAGAGTGCGGACACGATCAAGAAGGGGACGACGAGAAAGGGCGCTCAACGCTATCGCTGTCACAACTGTGACAGCATTTTCAACGATCTTACCGAGACCATATTTTCCGAGCACAAGCTTTCACTCCCGGAGATGTTCCATATCATCCGAGGGATGGAAGAAGACAAGACAGCAGAGATAACTCAGGAACTTGACCGAACATACAAGACGGTCTTGGACTTCGTCCATGAAGTCCAAGACGCTCTCGACGACGATCCAGAGTTTGATCTCACTGGTGTTTGTGAAGCTGACGAGGTCTACGTCGTGGCTGGTGAGAAGGGTCTTGACCAAGATTAGCCGCGTGATCGTGGGCTCAAAAAAAGGGACGCGGAACCTTCGAGTCAGACAAACCGCCAGTCGTGACACTCGTCCGTCGGAGCGACGGACGAGTTCGGTTCCTCGTTCGTGGGGATCTCGAAGACGTAGACGAAGACATCGTCGAATACGGTGATGAAGACGATCCGGCGATCCTCTGCACGGATCAGTACACCATCTACGACGGAATCGACGAGTACGACGAGATTGATGGCCATCTTGCCATCAATCACGACGAACACTACGTCGTCGGTGATGCTCACACGAACAGCTGTGAGAACCGCCACAGCTTCCTTCGCAACTGGTTGCGAAGGTTCCGAGGCGTCTCAAAACACCACTTACAGGGCTATCTGAACTTCTTCAGTCTCACACTCAACACAGACCGGTGGTTCGAGAAAATCCTAAGTACTGACTTCTACAGATGAGCGTAGAGTCAATATTCCACGACTCTTCCGCTCGATTCTCTGTCCAGATTGACTCAATGTCGTTCCGGAAGCCGACCAAGTGAGTGCCGTCAAAGATCTCCGACAGCTCCTGCTCCGCTTTACTAAGCTGAGACCGGAACGGTTTGTCGGCCATCTACAACAGTCAATTGGACGCCATATAGCAAAGGCGTTGTCCCGAGAGAGCAACTAGAATGAATCACCGGAGAGAGCCCGGTATAGACCTGAACGAATTAGTTGCCTTCTTATTGATCATCCGTTGGTTCCTCCCAGGGAATATCTCGCTTGTGCACTACAGCGAGCTTTGCATCGTCGTCATCTTCCATTGCACTAAGACCGCGCTGGACGAGAGTATGAACATGGCCAGCGGACTCTGGAAACGAAAATTGGTCTCTTTCTGCATCGGCCCGGGCCTCTAAATAGTGGAGATACAGGCGGAACGTCGTATCTGCCCCGATCGGCCACCAAATCGTCCCGATCTGACCATCCACCTGCGAATCCCAATGATTCAATAGTTCACGGACATCGCCAACGAGCTCCTCGCCGGATGTACGAAGTCGAAGGGAGCTTCCTCTGTCACGCTCCATATCCTCGATTGCATCCCGAAGAAATGGCTCGGACTCCAAAGCAGTTGGTGAGGATTGATCAGCTTCCAGCAGTTGTTCTAACGCCATAATTTCTTCACGTCGAGCGGCTACGGTGTAGGCGACATTGTACTTCTCATCGGGGAATATCTCGTGTTGGTCTGGCTGTTGGGTCTCTGGGACGGTGTCCCCAGTTGATGAACTAAATAGGGTTTCAAACAGGCCCATACAGTTCGTCCGAAAGCCACCGATAAGTACTTCGTGCTAAGAAGAACGTGAGATGATTCAGGTTGGTAGTGTGCCGAGACTCGGGCAGGTCCTCGTCCCTGAATTCTCGGGGCCTCTTCCCACCGACCGAACTCAGATTGCTGATATTCCGGACAGTAGGACGGTAGACTGGTCGAATCAAGTTCTATCACTCCAATAAACGTCAGATAATTTTTGATTTGTAGGTTCCTACCTTCCGAACCTGTGCTTCGCAAATCGACGATTCGATATAGCGATATATGATTTATCCCCTATTCTGACTATAGGCGCCGTTTTCGATTGGAGTTGTGGAGACTCACGTAGTCTCCACAAGCACCAGAATTATTAGGAAAGCAACTGAATAGCTGAGACGAGTGAATATGGGGGGCTTAGATTGACCATCTCGGGCAGTTCGGGCGATGTCCGCTGGAGCCTACTGGAGTACGACGAACTCGCCGACGCCTACCAGGAACACGTCGAGCCGGAATTCCGTGCAGACGGCCACGACCCAACGGCGGAAAAACCGACGCACGCGTGGCTGCGAGAGAACGGCTTCCGCACGCTTCTCTACACGCTCCGGGAACATCACGACACCACCTTTGGCACGTTCTGGAGCGAGAAGCTCGGCTACAGCGAGAACGAAGCCGCCGAGGGCTACGAGTGGGCTGTCGACGACGAGGCGACTGTCGAGGCGCTCGAGTCCTTCCTCGATTCGCGGCGGAATCGAGGCGACCTCTCCGAGTCGTCGATTAAGGCGCTCCGGGGCCGGCTGAATCGATATGTGCGCGCGTACTACGCTGCGACGGGGGAGGACGCGGTACTTCGACGCGTGGACCCTGGGGGAGACGTCCCCGCGCACAGGGCGACTGACGCCGCTTGGGCAGCTATCGACCGCCTCGATGCCGACGACGACCTCGCCGACCGGACTGTCGCCCGCATCCACGAAGCGGCCTCGCACTGGTACGACTATCTCCTTCGCCGGCAGCGGGCGAGCGTGAACCCCGTCACCGGCGTCGGCGAGGAGTACAACTGGGACCGCCAGACCGACGGCGACCCGGTCGCGCTCGACGCTACGCACGTGCGTGCGCTCACCAACGCGACAGAGACGGTGGCAGAGCGCCTGCTCGTAATCGCACTCTGCGGCTGGGGGCTCCGATCCGGCGAGGTCGCAGGCCTCCACGCCTCGCAGTTCGCACTCGACGCCGACCCGCCCTTCGTCGCCTTCGACGAACGGAAGAACGGCCCCGGCGAGGTCTCCCTCCTCTATGGCGTCGATGTCTTGGAGGACCGCCTCACCGAACTGAGCGAGCGTGAGGAGTGGAACGGCCACCTCTTCCCGTCCTCACAGTCCTCGAGTGGCCACATCGCAAACCAAACTGTCCGTAATCGGTTCGCCGACCTCGTCACCCGCACCGGCCTGCCTTCGGAGATCGGCGGCGAGCCCCCGGTCCCCCAGATGGGGCGTCGGTTCTGGTACTCGGCGTACTCCGAGGCCGTCGAGGACGTCGCGGAGAGTATCGAGGAGATCGCCGCCGAGCAGGGCTCGAGTGACTCGACAGTCGTCCTCGAAAACTATCTCTCCGACGAACGCGCCCGCCAACTCCGTCGCGAGCATATGCGTGAGCAACTCAGGGAAGCCTTCGACTGATGCTGTCTCGCAGGGCAGCCGGCGCAATCGCGCTGGTGGTGTTCGCACTCGCTGGCTGTGCGGGTACGACGACACCGTCGCCATCGTCGAGGTCATCGAAGTGAGCGTGGGATGTCG
This window contains:
- a CDS encoding MarR family transcriptional regulator, encoding MSIDRKTFENASEDVLEDLSAPELVLGFLAAHEVRAFKAREIASQIGVDESAVSTALSRLKDRDLVEHKATYWAVTDDEERLEGYSGYGRATTLFNEQLGEEDTEAWREHAPDEPHPSVEDEQ
- a CDS encoding ISH3 family transposase, with amino-acid sequence MRLPKLKRIITDPDEFLSDSQLKSLSMELLELIPMDGIEGSPLDSEQIMEVVLRAAVDTTSVNAVTENTEDTPDRKAVMDWLHTLEKESMLDTVNDVLALLAMTILDRERSRTICLDFMDNPFHGYPDDEDEIRRMKARDGTTKCHRYCTAFVLAQGKPLTLAIEPVDGDDSKADAVERVLARVEQYPFETEKILMDRAAYAGELIGVLRETAPPVFPVKTGKDSLREKLSAAASHMTEETICEGKEHEQTYPLAVNVTYHNGDRGKSGLKQIGYAAYGLEDRTPQQVAAIYNHRSWIEKSYEKFREARALTTTPSTTIRLFYVGVGFLLEQLWVVLEWAVLARPRRGGRALPVEFAFSAVFLHGIERVLDEELGWKKKHRTNGEGLPSGYDHGLG
- a CDS encoding uroporphyrinogen-III synthase, with amino-acid sequence MPKPKVAVLRPDDNRIVEAVRYLQSLGVSPVEDPMLTICPTGQIPHQADYCIFTSKTGVELAVKQGWRSEGETVCAVGPQTATALREREYSVNVVPSTFTSAGLVEELSDHVEGQTIEIARSAHGSNVLIQGLEEAGAVVHETHLYRLERPSTAGQSVSLTVEGELDGILFTSPKTVRHFFDIATERNSTSALQRELKETTVGAIGAPTERALHTEDIGVDVKPDSVSFEQLAENVVRRIDDKQG
- a CDS encoding deoxyhypusine synthase codes for the protein MDEDDSHEHVVPGSGEKLNTSDVHGYDFRGEFDFHEMLDSYATTGFQATQLAEAIDIAERMQEVDATVYLTFTSNIISSGLREAVAYLVREGYVDVLITTSGSLTEDVIKTARPFKMGKWDADEAALRERGINRLGNLFVPSDRYVWLEEYLYDFFDDFFAEEKVRTPTAFARELGETLDDEDSVLKQAADNDVPVYCPALTDSEVGNFLYYYRQGYDSEVGIEILDDYDSLIEDGLLADTTGLIAVGGGVPKHHAIMTNLFRGGADYVVYISTGMEGDGSLSGAPPNEAVSWGKIKEEQTNYTQVEAEATLVFPLLVAEAFKQ